The window CACAAAATAGATTTGGCAATTGACATCTTCTCACACAATCACATTATCATCTTCATCATCCATCCTTCTATTGCATTTGAATACTATTATTTGGGGCACAAAAACATCATATGGAACAATATTTGCTAAACAAATCTCATCATCAACATAATATTATCATTACTTCCAACACCTCTTCCTTTTTTCTGTCATGTCCAATTAGCAATCTAGAATAAACTATGTTTAGAGAAGTGTTCAGTTCACATCTGTGGCAGCTTCTGATGAAGCAAAATATTCTCCGATCAGGAAAGAATGTATGGCTGTTGAAAAACATAAGAGCTTATGAAATTATGACATTGTTAGAAATACATGAACGTAGTACTATTCATACCAGTATCTAACCGACTTGCACCTGGAGCAGCGTGTTGTAGCAGGAGCAGAACATCTACTACATTCATGAAAGATGCTTCTTGATGAAGGCAAAATTAAAGGAACATGAGCAGTTGTCGTTGCTTCTGCTTGGCAAGCTTCTTCAGCAGCAAGCTGAGCAAGCAAACCTATCCTTGCCTTCTTCTTTGCAGACTCGTTCCATATCCCAAGTAAAACATAAGTGATAAGAGGAAGCACAACCAGGAAAATGAAAAGAGCAGGTATGTCAGCTTCCCTTGGCAGAAGCATGTCCCCACCACCAGACTCATGTCCAATTTCAACTTGTGCTACTCGTAGGAATTCATATCAGTTGATCAACGGTACTTTCTCCTTTATTTTCATATAAGATCATAGAAATCCTTTTGTCTATAAAGAGACATGTTTGAAAAGCATAAAATCAGTAGCACAGATAGGTCCACAACTTTGTGCTCACTATTTTTCTTGAAGTTTCGGGTACGTGTgtaccagaaaaaaaaaactactatTTTTTTCTCTCCAAGGAAGAAAAAGATTGCTGTTAAATTACCCTTAAATAACCCAGATAGATCAGGCCCAGTGAGACATTCCTTCTGAAAATACAAGCAAGAAAAAACTGaggaatatatataaatattaaagaaGCAACAAAAAGAAAGACCAAAAAATGAAAGCAGCCTTACTAGTTTTTGTTAGAGACCAACACATAATCACGAGGAGGAATCAAATCCAGGCTTGATCTACGAGCAACAGAGACGTAGCAATCTGGAATATCCTAATTCCAAGCTTTTGAACCAACTAAGAAACTTCAGCCTGAAATGTTCTATCTTCAAGCTTTTTTAACCAACACAGAAACTGAGGAATGGCGCACTGCAGGATACCAAATTCGGCATGCAAGTTCAGTACAAGATCATATCACAAAGTAACATCTCAAGAAAATGAAAACTAGAACTCAGTAGTGACTAAAAGTAAAGCTCTTCTCAAGCTCCATTGTCTATCGAAATTACTCGAGAATGCAACCCAAACTGAAGGAGACGCGATGGCATCAATCATGATTCGAGAAGGAGACCGTCGAGGAGAGAGATGAGAGGAGTTTTAAGAGGGGAGGCCCATTTCATTTCACCAAGATCCCTGTTTTACagtctctggcagagaagaaccaAATCAAAGAGTTAACTCCCAACAAACCCACACGATTTCTGCCCCTTGACCAATACATGCGCACTTTTACCAGTTTCCTAACAAAAACACGCATTGCATCCAGCATTTCCAGACTACTCATGAACAACAAGTTCGGAAAAATCCCTCTTGTATCAAAGTCCGAGCAAGAAAGCGCCAGAAAAAAAGCAGAAAAAGAATCAAAAGAGATAATTTTTCGGTCGAGAAAAATACCAAAAGCGAAAAATAAATGGCACTAATTGGCAAAAGGATGCGGTTTTCGCTCTTACCTCAAAGGATAGAGATGTCTTAAGCATCAAAACCTCGCATCCTCCGAAGATTCCCCAAATTCCTCTTGAGAGGCTATTATCACAAGGAAAGGAGAGGCTTTTTCTTCCGAGCTGTTGCTGGCTCCGTGGTacttttcacacacacacacacacacacacacaacccctgtgtgtgtgtgtgtgtctctctctctctctctctctctctctctctctgtagctGTTTTGCTCACCAGGACTAAATGGCTCATAAAAGGAAACGAAGGTAATAATTAACAGACCGCCGGTGCTCACCTCCTTGTGTGCATCTGTTGGCCTTCCTCCTGTTCCTACTCCAACCAGTTGGAGGTAAACCCTGGCAGAGGAAACAGAGTCAAAGCTCTGTAATATCTTGTGTCCTACATACAATTACGAACCCAAAGTCTCCTTAGATTCACTGGAATATCAATGAAAAGGCATCATTTTTCTACGACGAGATCAAAGAAATTTGAAGTAATATTTACCTAATTTATCAGTGATttgcatgcatcaacatttattttcttaatatacaGATCAGATTGTTTCTGAGGGTCTTAATCTTTTTATGCCCTGAATCTTTCCAGGTTAATACGACACATACATGGAGCTTTGGGAAAACAAATCCTATAATTCTTGCCTTGGAAACATGTGGAGTTGCACAAAAACTTGTATTGGCATCATACCATTGTAATTGCCGGCATTTTGATGATTAGATAGATGTACCGCCTCATTGTCCCCTTACTCCATAAGCATTCCTGTCTTCTACCATGGTTACTTTTACTTAACCAAGCCCACCAACGGGACACATGCACATGAGCTCGTTCTTGGCCTCATCTCCATGGCTTTTGTCTCATCGGGGAACATGTTATGCTGCGAGAGATGCCAAGTTTTGACCCGCTCAGTGAGGTTGCAGGGAAATCATCTTGCCTTCGATTGGAAGGAGAGAGGCCACAGGAAAAGAAAGGTTTTATCCCTTTGACCGGCTTCCCCACTCCCCAACAAGGACAATGATGCTGTGATGGCAGTGTCAAATGAATGAATGGCCGTGGGACAGAAGTCTAAGGTGGAGCCACAATCCATGAAGACGAAGAAGGAGAAGTCGATATGCCAacatcacaataaaaagtaaaTTTGAAGTAGAAAAGTTCAAGTATGGCTTCTACTACTTAATTGATAGTTCTCTACTAGTATACAGAAATAGGCATGGTTGCTGAATAGAGTCAACTTAGTCTCACATTAGTTGAGTGGGGGAGTCAAAGGCTCATAAGGTAACCGTACCTCTCTCACATTGGTTGAGTGGAGGAGTCAGAGGCGCCTTTCGAAGTTTTGTGACTCCGAAATGACAAAACCGTACGGGTTCGATCGCACTCATCCAAAACGGACAATCTCTCGCACTCCCAAGGTGTATCGAGACAGACCAAGTGGTCCCCTGTCAATCTTAAACCAAAGTGATAAATGAGAATAATTTTAATGATTCAATCTCCTGCATCATGTACTTGATGATAAATAACTTAACTTGGGTTGTACACAACTTGAGATCAACATTATTGGGCTAAGGATCACTTTACTTGATGTTCTATCTCTGTCATTCTTGGAAGACCACATTTGCATTAACATTGATGCTACACTTGCCCCCACCATAGGTAAGAGTCATGGATGATGGTTAGCAACCGGAAAAGATCTAATAACGTTCATATAAACAATATTGGATGACAACCAATGCTGAGGGATTTTAGAATATGGAAAAGCAAATAATTGAATCattgtataaaatataaattgagtGATCAAAAGGTAGGCACTCATTTTTTAAACAAACTAGTATAGTTCTCATACATTAAGGAAGTTTTATAGTAGATTTTCTAGATCAACTGAGTTGAACAACACACACAAGGCTATGATGTAAAAAAAGGATCTTTAAGACATTGCTCTATTGTGCTTTCCCTGCAACTCTGAAGAAGGTTACACACATGAGTGGTATAAATGTATATAacaatatatacaatatatatatatatatatatatatatatatatatatatatatatatatatatatatatatattggtgtcACAGCATAAATAGATGTAATTCAACTTGCTGATCAATTTCTTGTCACAGAATTTGTGTCAGATTACCATGTCCTGTTAGCTGTTGTACTGACTACATCCTGATGCCCCCAAAGCAGCAACAGAACCATATCCATCTTCCATATATCCCCTTGCAAGTTAATGTGATAAGTACTGTGGTAGCAAAGACTATGACAGTGTTCCTAACTGAATTATATTACTGTGCTTGACAAGTTCTAATCAAACTAGGTCTAGCAAACAACTACCCATGAACTCAATGACAATCTTCCACACAGCCATGTTACCTCAATGATATATTAGAGGCAATTTGCACCTCAGCTTCCACCACAAGTACAGTGAACTAAGTGCACCTGCAGAAGCATGATCCATGAGTGTCTCTAGCTTTGATTGGAGCTATGACTACCTTATTAGAACAAAGAATATAACTTTCCTACCTAAACCTGTATTAAGTTCCACCTCAGTAAATAGCCTTTTTTTTCAAGTTCAATGAGAGATGAGCCAATTATTGCCTATTAGCCTCAAAAATTCCATATTGCCGTCTTCCTTTCCACCATTCCATTCAAGATTGACATACAAATTTCTTTCCCTTATCTTTCTTTTTCCATTTTCTTCATACTCATGTATATTGGAAACAAACTAACACTGAAAGAACAATAGAACCAAtagataaaaaggagaaaaagattaaagaaaaaacGAATGGAAAAGGAAGCGATTTCTTTCATCCAATCACCATCACTACAGCCACGCAAGTCCATGGGGAGTCATCCTTCCTTGAGAGTCCGCCAGTGAAACAGACATGGCCAGCATCATTTGCTCTTCGAAGCTATCTGGAACAAAATGCCCCGGAGCCACGATAGCACTGTTGGGAAATGGAATTGCAGCAGTTCCTGGATCTATCGTGACATTGGAGCCAGTGTAGCTGGTCCCTGCCTCAGCCATGTCTGACCAATGATCGGTTGAACACTCACCAAACTGCTCCCTCAATATTTCCCTCCCACTATCTGGTGGTATCGCAGTCCAACTCCCTAAATGATTGTTCTGAGCAAAACTCACATTTCCAGCAGGTAAGCTACCTGACCGATGAACCATGTCGAATACTGAGGTAGCACCACCGGCCATATTACCAGCAGACTCAACACTGATATGCTGGCGCTCAGCTAAAGCTGCAGCTGCACAAGCTAACCCCCCATAGGGAGATACTTCTGGAGGAGCTATTCCATGGGAATTGTAGCATTCCTCTGAAAAGGATGGCCCTGGCAAAAAGCTGCCAAGATAACCTGGATATCCTTGATGACCATGTTCCTGGTGAAAGTAAAATGTCTGATTAGTGAATGGGTTCTTGAAAAATTAATACAattatgagaaaattattttagataaaaatgTATGCATTATATAATTTCATATGACCTAATTCAACATTTGCGGTAATAATGCAAATTAAAAATACTTTTTCCATATGTCTCTGAGAAAATGACATCAGGGACTGACTTGGAAGTAGGCTAACTAGCTATTAACAGATAAAGGACATGTATGAATGCACACCATCTAAAATACACATTCACCAAAAGCATGTAGAGAAAAAGTTTCACAAAGATGGCATTCTGTGGAATAAAATAAAGCTCCTGCCATTTGTCACAACACTGACTTCAATGCTTACAACCTTAACCATACATTAGGATAGGCTGTTTTGAAAAATTAATCACATAGCATCTGGGTTTAAGAATCAAGCTCTACACCAAGGTCATTTGTGGATACTCAGGGAAGCTAATGTAGTTTACAAGTCCCGACGATTAACCGAGTGAAGAGACATGAGATCTCAAAAGCCAAGAGACTTCTCTGATTGGTTAGTAAGAAAACAACAGCAAACAGAGGGGGCAGGAAAAACTCAGAAAGGAGAGAGTAGAGAAACAAGGATTAACCAACAGTCAACAGAGTGTACCAGTTGGTAAGATCTCCTAAATTTAGAAATCAATAATTGACTTAAAGAGAGGTCTAAATAGCCAACTGAATCCAAATTTGTATGCTTGTCAAACTAGTAAGAACCAATCAGTAAGACGGGTACCAGCTAGTACCGCATTGGTACTGGCTGTTGCACCCAAAACACACAAACATTTCTACTTGTTAAGAATTTTTTGTTACCCAAGTCTACCGGCACACTTTCTGTGATTCGACCCATACAAAACTGAGCAGTATGCCTGGTATACTGCACAACATCAATCTATGATTTAAACTAGGTCCAGGCAAGATCCTGATATGGTCCAGTCCTGATATAGCCATGTTTGACTCAGAGTGATCAATTCAAAGGCCCATCTGAACATAACTGGGGTTCTTCCGCTTGACTCCAAGTTGAAAGACAAAAGTTAGAtaagaaaaatacaaaaattaatagTGATGcaaaatgagaaaaagaaaaatcagaaGAGGCCTGCAGCCCCTTTCATTCTTGCTCTGGCGAAGAAGACCTTAGCATAAAAGATCCAAACTAGCAGACAGCAGACCAGCATAGAAAATGAAAGATTGAGCAAACTAATAAAAAACTTCAAGAAACATCTGATTATACAAGTCAAGAATCTCACTTTATCCCAATCAAAGACCCTCTTAAGTCTTAACCAATACCAATATCATCTAGCTGCCTCTTCTTAGCTGGAAATTTATTCAAACTTGATATGAATATCAAATATTACATACTTGATCCTTCTATAAGAGAAAGGAAGTACAACCAAGTTCCTAAAAAATaactaaaaacattaaaaaatatatacattttaAGTATCAATAATTTCTTTGAAGAATTGTGCATGGTATCATTAAAGAAGTCCTTGGCTACAGATTTACattaatattcaaattaaaatgttACTTGGAGTTGGATGAATTGTACAAACTTAGAGCACTTCCTGTTCTTTATAATCTAATGAGAATTCAGCTGACAGAATACCTTATACATGAAGACCACAAGATCATTAACTGCATGACTTGGATGAAATAAATGAGTGAGCCAAATGAAGTGATATATAACTAGCACCTATGTTTGTGCAATTTATGGAGGCAATAACATTTATATCAGACCGGAAGCATCATTTTAAAGAAAATTCTGATTCAAGTACAGAGAGATATTGGAAAATCAAAGGAAAACTAGTCCCATAAAACTAGAATTAAAAggcaaaaaaagaacaaaattacTCTACAACAAACAACATGATGAGCATATCATCCATGAGGGCATAATATCTGCTTTCAAAACATTAAACAGATAAGTCATTGAACAGGCAATAAATACACACTGTTTTAGGAAAAGGGTAAAACTTACACAGCAACTCAAGACTCAATATTAAGAATAATTTAAAATACAACAAATTTTGAAAATACTGTTTGCATAATAAACATTCATTCAGCTCAACTTCCAGCAATTTAACTGTGAACTAATAAAGTAATAATCAACTTTACCTGAATTGAGAGCCAGACTGCTTCCATAACCATTATGTCATCAAGATCCAGGTCCAAATTATCAGCCCTGCATTTTACAaagtttgaaaaatcaagatgaaTATAAAGAATATATCATGGTTAGTGTGGGTGGTTAGTGTGGATGGATCATGGTTACACTCGTGCCTAGATCTGGATGGATCcactctccattcaaatagatttAAAGAATATAAGTGTACCTACCTCAAAGAGCAACATTGCATGCTTGAAACTATAAAAATTCCATCCGGAAAGCCAATTTAAGGAAAAAAGCAAGTTATAAACATGATGGCAAGATTCAATAATAACTTGATTTGGGGGAAAAGATAAACTTCCCCTCAAGAATTCTCCACatgacaagaaagaaatactcaaaATTAATACTAATGGGGATAATTgattcaaaagaggagaaatttgGTGAAATTAACTAGAAAATGGAAAGATAAGGATCTActtgtggaaaaaaaaaagataaatggaGGAGTcatgaggaagaggggaagggtaCCGGTACCAAAATATAGGTTTACTGCCCAACATAGCTTGGTACCAAGTAAAACTACTGAGCAATATACCTATTATGAAGCTGGACCAAGAACCCAATGTGGTTCATGGTCGAACTGACAAATACCAATCAGGACAGATGGACCTGTCTTAACAAAATTTGAGACCATGCAATAAACCAAAGATAGTCACCTTCATATCCAATAAGCACTTGGTACATCATGAATCAAATAATTTAGAAAAGAAGTATATTATATCATCTTAGAAACCTAAATCACTTGATCCATGCTCCAACTGATGGTTAAAGAGAAAAGGATAAGAAAAACAAATGTaaagtttggtggtcattcaacaGCACGATTCCATTATCCAATCATGTACATGTTACCTTCCTCTTTGTAATTTCTAGATTAATCCCTTAACATTTTCTTTCATCTAATTTTCCTGCAGCCCTTGAATGGTTGATTTGGGTCATGAGATATAAACATATGGGATTTACATCTCTCTGCTGAACTAAATGTAAGGTTAAGGTTTGATTGAGGGCTCGTTGGCCAGATCTAATTTCATAAGAGACTGACACATACACACTTATATAAAGGAGGCCATTGTATCAATAAAGATGTGCATAAATGCTTCATTATCAACATGTTTGCAGCATTACACCTCTACTATGGTGACACCACAGACTTCTACCATTTCATTGACTATATGGTATTTAAAAGTCCACCTGCTGAAGGCAACAAAAACAACACCAGAGAGAAACTGAAAACACCTTCATTGTCATTGGCTCTTGCTTAAGAGGCAATAGTTGGCTAACGCTTTAAGCTATTCCATCTTATTACCAAATTGTTCAGTAAATAGCCATGCAGATCTTAACAAAAAAGGATGTTATTGCATCTAAAAGGACCTCAGAAGATCCCAGTAAATGCTTAAGGCCTTGCACAAGCTGAACCCATCAAGTCCCCAggttttttatgataaaacttaAGGAATGGATTACATAAAAGCATCAGGAAATAGAAGGTCAAAATATAAACAATCATTAGAACTAAGGTCcaccataccgtaccgtaccgaagtttcgacccgggctcggtacggtatggtaccagtgtaccgatactgtagtagtgctacagtactatattgtagcactgtagcaatgctacagtgtaGTACtgaagcactgtagcggtacaggGTGATCCGCGTACCGAGTACctgacggaccggtacataccgcccggtacggccgGTACGCTTCGATACGGCAGACACTGATTGAAACATAAACATGCAtaacaaattaataattaaaaagaaagtttgCTATAGAAGTCACTGTCACAGATCCTTTGTACAGAAAATAGCCGATGAAGCCAGGCAAACAACTCACACCCACTTTTCGCTCGAATCCTATTTCTTTCAACAAGATCAAAGAAAGGCCTCAAACACCCTAGGACTAGATGGATCTCAGTTCACAAGCAAGGGAAAAGCAGGACACTCTTTGGCTTTGTACAGACCGATAGCTCAATTGATTGAGGAAAAGAAATGGAAAGCCACGCGTCCTAGAAAAACCTCGGTGTGGGCTCTAATCAAAGAGAAAAATGTTTCAGATAATTTTATGAATTGTTAATGAAACTCAAGATTGACCAGCAGAATCAACCAAAATATAAAATTTGTTTCTAACCAAAAGAAGAATTTGATACACAAAATACAAAACAATTATAtgcacaaattaaaattttcatgaaatagaaataatataatCAAGCAAATTCTTTTTGTCTAATGATGCTAGATCCAACAAGATCAAGTATGGATCTAATCATAGCACATCAAGATCTTTAATAAGTATGAAAATCACATAAAGTCATATCAAGTGATAGATTCATAATTGGGTGAACGTGGGGTTAGTAAAATTTCCCAGGCTAAACCGACCATTGTTGATAGTTGGATACATCTCTTTTCCAGCATCAATAGTGTTGTCTTCTAGGACTTAAGAGGATGAGGATTCTGTTGGTGGTCccttttttgcttctcttaaaaTGGCTTATGAGAATTTATAAGTCAAATTTGAATACTCCAGAAATCTTTGTTGAAGATGTATTGATGTGGTCTCCTATTGCCTTGTCATAGGTGGAAACACTGTGGAAGTTCCACCAATTGCTCTGGAACATGCCATGAAGGCACAACATATGCATTCACCATGGGCAGCCTAAGCACTATAGTAACAGGCCATGAGTCAGCCTGTGGTTTGAACCATGCGGGCCCAACAGTGAACAAGCCAACAGGGTTTTGTAGCCAATGGCTAAGCCCAACAGTGAACAAGCCAGGCACCACACAAGCCTAAGCTACATTAAATATTCTTCACCATTGCACCTGCTTACCTCAAATGTCTTGCATCCATCCCATTTTGTCACCGTGTCAGTCATGTGAGAAGTCATGAGACAGAGAGCCCATGCTTCTGTCCACACTAAATGTCTATTTTCTGCAGTCGGCTTTTCATTTCTTCTCTTGATTTGGTTTAACTTGTCACCGCTCTGACCCATTGgtcccctaaataatcctagtgtaGTTCCCATTAGGTGCAAGGGTATTTtggtaaaatattatataaaaaacaaTTTTGGCACAAAAATATTTTGCATGAAATGACCCCCAAGAACTATTAATATCTATTTTAAAGGGGTGTTTTAATCCAAAATTCAATGTTTTCTAAATATTCAAATTTTAAGATTAAGACCAAGTTGCCTCCTCCAGTGTCTATGAAAGGCTGGTTTGGAAAGCTAACAAACACAAATATCCCTCCCACCTCTCTTATTTTTACTGCACATACAATTTCTCTTATATTATCTCAGCCTAGGCCGATCAACCTCACTTGGAACCCCACATCCTCTCTCTTGGGTCCTGCCAACTTGAAACTTGGTTGTGTATACTTTACATACATGGCATATGTGACATAGGGATCGTGCACAATTGGATGTCAAGTGTGACAAAATTAGGCAATATAGCTATGTTTATTTACTTCCTACCACCCTTTACACAATCATAATTTCACTTAACTAGATCAACATATTTTAACGTACTCACAAGTCACTATTACAAACTCTGATAATGTCCTATAAGCTAAATGGATAATTATGACTAGTATCGGGTCAAAATAACTAAGCTTTTCATCAAATAATACAAACACAAGTACATGTATACAAAATAATCAAGTAAAATATAATTGTCCAAAGTAGTACATCATGCATAGCATGGCTTCATATGTTATAATAATACATGATCCAAGAAAAAGCTCAGATTCATTAAGAACATTTTATACTCGATGTTTCATCCTATATGATTCCAAAAATTACTGCCTGACATAAGCAAAAGATccacttaatgatttcatgaaTCTTGTCATTCCAAGAATCGATGCTACAAGGAAGACTATGATACTATAAATACAAAAACATTTTCCTTGATCCTAACTGAAAATCCAAAAATCATGAATCTAGAACAACTTTCACTATCCACAAGATAAATAACTCTTCTTCTACATGCAGAATTGCAGCCTAGCAGAGCTTTTAGTAACAGTCATTTGCATGGAGGCCAAAGAAACATTAGCCTATCATGAATGTATTAAACTGTTTTAACCCAGATATTTTCATATCTCATCCTCCCATATTAAGATTCAATTTATCAGACAAAAATTACAagaacacttttctcaacatgatAAAGCCAATTCAAAAGACAATTTACATATAATAAGGCCAACAAATTAACAATCATTCCTAATGGTCATTCTTTAAATCTTCACTGTACAAGTCAAGGCCTAACCACTGTCAAGCTTAGGCTGAATCATATTTGAAATCATTATGGCAAAGACAAAAGCTGGCAAAGGCAAAGGAAATAGAGACGAGGCCTCAAGGCAATCCTTCTCCTCTCCATAATGTAGCTTGGACAGGAAGTTTGCACAAAATTGAAGGAAGAGAGTTGGTTAAGCAGCTGGCTACAGAATTCTATCAAATCTTGATGAAGCATCCTCAACTTAAGTTGTACTCTATAACTGACCCTTCTTTATGAGAAAAGGATTGGATTAAAATAGTCAAGACAAAAGTAAAACAAAGGGAAAGTATCTTATTATACTGATCAAGTGGTAACTTCAGATTTATCCAAAATAACTCTTTACGTTTTCTTAAAGGTAAAAAGTTGCAAGGCTCAAACATAATTTTATCTAAGCTCACTTTCAAAATTTTCTAGATTTTGCTATGATAAAGAACATTTCAATTACTTCTTTAACAACCTAATGCCAAAGAATCATAGTTATCGTTGTCCAAGTAAAATGAGGCAACCCTTGAAAATTCATTCCTAGTTGGATTACTGGATCAGATCCTACATAGTATAGGTCCCAGTAAATCTGTGGTATAGGTCAGTGTATTGTCTGCTATAGGTGCCTAAGGTGCTTgttctatatatatttttaattacttaAGATATGATCATGTATCTGGGGACTTCACCGATTCAACCCTCAAGTCAACCAACTATGAGCAAGATGATGCCATGATAAACTTAATTAACTTGATGTTAAGAGATACTACCAAACTCTGGCATCTGCTGACTTACCAAGAAATTCCTCGAGAATCAAAATAACTAGATATGGTTAGATTCAAAATTCATGATAAGATGGAAGTCCAGCGCAGGAAAGTATTCAACTCCCTGACCAAGAAAAAAAAGGTTTAAATGATAAAATGATGGATAGTTTCCTTTGCTGATCATATATATGATTAGGTGGTAAGGTCGACCAATATCATATTTATTGTAGATGGTTCAGTCTCTACTATTACAAACAGGATTATGAATCATTATTAGCCAAATCAGAACTGAACAATTAAACTAGTAGAAAAGCCCAAAACAATTTTGCACCTGTTCTGTCTGGAGTGTGAAGGAAGCACGCCTGATGGCATAGAGCATGAGGCTTGAGATAAAACAAAATCATTGGTTTGTGTAGTGCATCTTAAAGGTGGCACTGTTGAGTTTTTATTGGAGCATAAACCAATGTCAGTAGCCAGAATTAAAATAATAGTGTAAAACAACATATCTAGTGGAAAAAGGACCTGAAATTGAAGAGCTACCTATGTCA of the Musa acuminata AAA Group cultivar baxijiao chromosome BXJ3-2, Cavendish_Baxijiao_AAA, whole genome shotgun sequence genome contains:
- the LOC135632067 gene encoding E3 ubiquitin-protein ligase GW2-like isoform X2, coding for MGNKIGRRRQVVDDKYTRPQGLYQHPDIDQKKLRKLILESKLAPCYPGSEERAIDLEYCPICFLYYPGLNRSRCCMKGICTECFLQMKPPDATRPTQCPFCKTSNYAVEYRGVKTKEEKSMEEVEEQKVIEAQIRIRQQEIQDEAKKLKKIQDINSSSRIMNPVEVEYCDIVPPLRCTTQTNDFVLSQASCSMPSGVLPSHSRQNRADNLDLDLDDIMVMEAVWLSIQEHGHQGYPGYLGSFLPGPSFSEECYNSHGIAPPEVSPYGGLACAAAALAERQHISVESAGNMAGGATSVFDMVHRSGSLPAGNVSFAQNNHLGSWTAIPPDSGREILREQFGECSTDHWSDMAEAGTSYTGSNVTIDPGTAAIPFPNSAIVAPGHFVPDSFEEQMMLAMSVSLADSQGRMTPHGLAWL
- the LOC135632067 gene encoding E3 ubiquitin-protein ligase GW2-like isoform X1, whose translation is MGNKIGRRRQVVDDKYTRPQGLYQHPDIDQKKLRKLILESKLAPCYPGSEERAIDLEYCPICFLYYPGLNRSRCCMKGICTECFLQMKPPDATRPTQCPFCKTSNYAVEYRGVKTKEEKSMEEVEEQKVIEAQIRIRQQEIQDEAKKLKKIQDINSSSRIMNPVEVEYCDIGSSSISVPPLRCTTQTNDFVLSQASCSMPSGVLPSHSRQNRADNLDLDLDDIMVMEAVWLSIQEHGHQGYPGYLGSFLPGPSFSEECYNSHGIAPPEVSPYGGLACAAAALAERQHISVESAGNMAGGATSVFDMVHRSGSLPAGNVSFAQNNHLGSWTAIPPDSGREILREQFGECSTDHWSDMAEAGTSYTGSNVTIDPGTAAIPFPNSAIVAPGHFVPDSFEEQMMLAMSVSLADSQGRMTPHGLAWL